In Candidatus Methanosphaera massiliense, the following are encoded in one genomic region:
- a CDS encoding metal-dependent hydrolase yields MKIEYLGHSAFKIITEEGLKILIDPFISSNPACTTPVEELKPDIILVTHGHSDHFGDTLEIANNSGATVITTHELATFVQKQGFHAIGMNIGGSISVNNLINITMVDARHTSAIDFMEDLEEGGVSTGFIITLESGKKIYHAGDTGLFGDMKTVIGDIYKPDIALLPIGDKFTMGIEDAAIAAAWVQARIVIPMHYNTFPEIEQDPELFAKFVEDESIGTFTVPLQPGESYSEDYEE; encoded by the coding sequence ATGAAAATAGAATATCTAGGACATTCAGCATTTAAAATAATAACAGAAGAAGGATTAAAAATATTAATAGACCCATTCATAAGCAGTAACCCTGCATGCACAACACCGGTCGAAGAACTAAAACCGGACATAATACTAGTAACCCATGGACATTCAGACCACTTCGGAGATACACTGGAAATAGCAAATAACTCAGGAGCAACAGTCATAACAACACACGAACTAGCAACATTCGTACAGAAACAGGGATTCCATGCAATAGGCATGAACATAGGTGGATCAATATCCGTAAACAACCTGATAAACATTACAATGGTAGATGCAAGACATACCTCAGCAATAGACTTCATGGAGGATTTAGAAGAAGGCGGAGTATCAACAGGATTTATCATAACATTAGAAAGCGGAAAGAAAATCTACCATGCAGGAGATACAGGCCTGTTCGGAGATATGAAAACAGTGATAGGAGACATATACAAGCCGGACATAGCATTACTGCCAATAGGAGATAAATTCACCATGGGAATAGAGGATGCAGCAATAGCAGCAGCATGGGTACAGGCAAGAATTGTAATACCAATGCACTATAACACATTCCCAGAAATAGAACAAGACCCGGAACTCTTTGCAAAATTTGTTGAAGATGAAAGTATAGGCACATTCACAGTACCATTACAGCCGGGTGAATCTTACAGTGAGGATTATGAAGAATAA
- a CDS encoding UDP-N-acetylglucosamine--N-acetylmuramyl-(pentapeptide) pyrophosphoryl-undecaprenol N-acetylglucosamine transferase gives MKILIFTCGVGIGHASRDLALAEQLKEHGHQIEFASYGSGLHYYQKNNYKPYHLPEMNFQASDGGIDVEESLKQSKDIPFTFLKSMYKEAKIVRKIKPDLILTDSDYSAPIMAKFLNIPCYIITNDLTFGFSDSTNAHIVKYFEKSVSKFIMEISKGCQKILVPDIPGSIEIPEQLKNKSQFIGPLLHKDVDIIESKEKLREKYNVKQEDTVIVVTIGGSNFGKKLLTNICEISDKIKADKIFMFTGLEINPNSFNIPENDEKIIIRQFTYDLIEWMKLSDLTIAIAGHTTSMELLSIKKPNILIPLNNHVEQEKNIARMMEYNITEKASINNKEELLTIINNTLDNLDQIEVNKESYEDFIQYNGKENALKLIENVNI, from the coding sequence ATGAAAATATTAATATTCACCTGTGGAGTAGGTATAGGACATGCATCACGTGATTTAGCCCTAGCAGAACAACTGAAAGAACACGGCCACCAAATAGAATTTGCAAGCTATGGCTCAGGACTACACTACTATCAAAAAAATAACTACAAACCATACCATCTGCCCGAAATGAACTTTCAAGCATCAGACGGAGGAATAGATGTCGAGGAATCATTAAAACAATCAAAAGACATACCATTCACATTCCTAAAAAGCATGTACAAAGAAGCAAAAATAGTAAGAAAAATAAAACCGGACCTGATACTAACAGACTCAGATTACTCAGCACCAATCATGGCCAAATTTCTAAACATACCCTGCTATATAATAACCAATGACCTGACATTCGGATTCTCCGACTCAACAAATGCACATATAGTAAAATACTTTGAAAAAAGCGTAAGCAAATTCATAATGGAAATATCAAAGGGATGCCAGAAAATACTGGTGCCGGACATACCAGGATCAATTGAAATACCCGAACAACTCAAAAACAAATCACAATTCATAGGACCACTGCTGCACAAAGACGTTGATATAATAGAATCCAAAGAAAAACTACGGGAAAAATACAACGTAAAACAGGAAGATACAGTAATCGTTGTGACAATAGGCGGAAGCAACTTCGGAAAAAAACTACTAACAAACATATGTGAAATATCAGATAAAATAAAAGCAGATAAAATATTCATGTTCACAGGACTAGAAATAAATCCAAACTCCTTCAACATACCTGAAAATGATGAGAAGATAATCATCAGACAATTCACATATGACCTGATAGAATGGATGAAACTATCAGACTTGACAATAGCAATAGCAGGACATACAACATCAATGGAATTACTATCAATCAAGAAGCCAAACATACTAATACCACTGAATAACCACGTAGAACAAGAAAAAAACATAGCAAGAATGATGGAATACAATATAACAGAAAAAGCATCAATTAACAACAAGGAAGAACTACTGACAATAATCAACAACACACTAGACAATCTGGACCAAATAGAAGTAAACAAGGAATCATACGAGGACTTCATACAATATAATGGAAAGGAAAATGCATTAAAATTAATTGAAAATGTAAATATATAG
- a CDS encoding class III signal peptide-containing protein produces the protein MNILEDETGQGAAEYILLFGGVIIIALVALEIYSNYFSNGNTFSAHDDAQQIRQNLTTSK, from the coding sequence ATGAATATACTAGAAGACGAAACAGGACAAGGAGCAGCAGAATACATCCTACTATTCGGGGGAGTGATAATCATAGCACTTGTAGCACTGGAAATATACTCAAACTACTTCTCAAACGGTAACACATTCAGTGCACATGATGATGCACAGCAAATAAGACAAAATCTGACAACAAGCAAATGA
- a CDS encoding phosphopantetheine adenylyltransferase has product MEETYKKVAVGGTFDKLHKGHEALIRTAFKMGDCVLIGITSDEFASNKSHDIESCQTRIKRLTNIISDYDKEYEIKEIVDPSGTADKDPELEAIVVSEETEQSAVNINKIRIKNGLDPLDIIVIEWILADDGVPISSTRIRKGEIDQKGNLL; this is encoded by the coding sequence ATGGAAGAAACATATAAAAAAGTAGCTGTCGGCGGAACTTTTGATAAGCTACATAAGGGTCATGAGGCACTTATAAGAACAGCCTTTAAAATGGGGGATTGTGTACTTATAGGTATAACCTCTGATGAATTTGCTAGTAATAAAAGCCATGACATTGAATCATGTCAAACTAGAATAAAAAGATTAACTAATATTATCAGTGATTATGATAAAGAATATGAGATTAAAGAAATAGTTGATCCTAGTGGAACTGCTGATAAAGACCCTGAATTAGAAGCAATAGTTGTTAGTGAGGAAACCGAGCAATCCGCGGTAAATATTAATAAGATTCGTATTAAAAATGGATTAGACCCATTGGATATTATTGTTATTGAATGGATTTTAGCTGATGATGGCGTACCTATTTCATCTACACGTATTCGTAAAGGTGAAATAGACCAGAAGGGTAACTTATTATAA
- a CDS encoding MATE family efflux transporter, whose protein sequence is MSPEIELKDEAHTNEKIELIKGDPKAAIRAIAWPMIITLVLNMVYNMVDRVWVSGLGSDPLAALGFVTPLFIIYGGLANGFGAGANSLISRYIGSDDRENASNSALHGVLTGIIISILLIIIVIPCLDPMLVAMGASSVMQYAKPYAAIITLGSFTIIFNGILSSELRAEGDVKRATLALAFTGILNMIIDPIFIYTLGWGVEGAAIATILSALVATCLMIYWMFIKKDTYVDLSRKQFKYSNKIMKELMSVSIPASVEQLIISLISIILNALIAMVASTQIVAGFTAAFSIIQVFMMTTVGICTSAITVAGVGFGAHDYDKVNTTCYYSMKISLIVAVIAVIIIQLFAPQLALLFSYSETSANLGPIITEILRILSFFLVAIPIGFSCACVFQGMGKGTISLILTVLRELVLVLVFTLIFLFIFHTGHYGIYYGMILGALLGSIIGLIVFRGYMRRIRKYRT, encoded by the coding sequence TTGAGTCCTGAGATAGAACTAAAAGATGAAGCACATACAAATGAGAAAATAGAATTAATAAAGGGAGACCCGAAAGCAGCTATCAGAGCCATAGCATGGCCAATGATTATAACACTAGTACTAAACATGGTATATAACATGGTTGATAGAGTATGGGTATCAGGATTAGGATCTGATCCCCTAGCAGCACTAGGATTTGTAACACCATTATTTATTATATACGGTGGACTAGCAAACGGATTTGGAGCAGGAGCAAATTCACTAATATCCAGATACATAGGCTCAGATGACAGAGAAAACGCAAGTAACAGTGCACTACACGGAGTACTGACTGGAATAATAATATCAATTCTACTGATAATAATAGTAATACCATGCCTAGATCCAATGCTTGTAGCAATGGGAGCATCATCAGTAATGCAATATGCAAAACCATACGCAGCAATAATAACCCTAGGATCATTTACAATCATATTTAACGGAATACTATCCAGTGAACTAAGAGCAGAAGGAGATGTGAAAAGAGCAACTCTAGCACTGGCATTCACTGGTATACTAAATATGATAATAGACCCAATATTCATATACACACTAGGATGGGGAGTAGAAGGAGCAGCAATAGCAACCATACTATCAGCACTAGTAGCAACATGTCTGATGATATACTGGATGTTCATCAAAAAAGACACATATGTAGACCTATCCAGAAAACAATTCAAATACAGCAACAAAATAATGAAGGAATTAATGAGTGTATCCATACCAGCAAGTGTAGAACAGCTGATAATATCACTCATATCAATAATACTAAACGCACTGATAGCAATGGTAGCATCAACCCAAATAGTAGCAGGATTCACAGCAGCATTCAGTATCATACAAGTATTCATGATGACAACAGTAGGTATATGTACATCAGCAATCACAGTAGCAGGAGTAGGGTTTGGAGCACACGACTATGATAAAGTAAACACAACATGCTACTACTCAATGAAAATATCATTAATCGTAGCAGTAATAGCTGTGATAATCATACAGTTATTTGCACCACAGCTAGCACTACTATTTAGTTACTCAGAAACCAGTGCAAATCTAGGTCCGATAATAACAGAAATACTAAGAATACTATCATTCTTCCTTGTAGCAATACCAATAGGATTCAGCTGCGCATGTGTATTCCAGGGAATGGGAAAAGGTACAATATCACTAATACTAACAGTGCTAAGAGAACTTGTACTAGTACTCGTATTCACACTGATATTCCTATTCATATTCCACACAGGACACTACGGAATATACTATGGAATGATACTAGGAGCACTACTAGGTTCAATAATAGGATTAATAGTATTTAGAGGATACATGAGAAGAATAAGAAAATACAGAACATAA
- a CDS encoding MarR family winged helix-turn-helix transcriptional regulator, whose protein sequence is MELPENFTENTIDQFPINFIFDLIGRQHHIALKKELEPYNINVSEYHIIMKLYTEGKKTQQDIARSFYLTEGTVARSIRHLEDKNLIKREIDENNRRRNFVYLTDKSKKLASKIDDLDNQWENTVCNFLTKEDIHNLKQVLYKITINSINTKEKL, encoded by the coding sequence ATGGAATTACCAGAAAACTTTACAGAAAATACAATTGACCAATTTCCAATAAACTTCATATTTGACTTAATAGGCAGACAACACCACATAGCACTGAAAAAGGAACTGGAACCATACAACATAAATGTCAGCGAATATCATATAATCATGAAATTATACACAGAAGGAAAAAAAACACAGCAAGACATAGCAAGAAGCTTCTACCTAACCGAAGGAACAGTAGCCAGGTCAATAAGACACCTTGAAGATAAAAATCTAATAAAACGAGAAATAGACGAAAACAACAGACGAAGAAATTTCGTATACCTCACAGATAAAAGTAAAAAACTAGCATCAAAGATAGATGACCTCGACAATCAATGGGAAAACACGGTATGCAACTTTTTAACAAAGGAAGATATTCATAACCTAAAACAGGTATTATACAAGATAACAATCAACTCCATTAATACAAAAGAAAAACTTTAA
- a CDS encoding radical SAM protein has protein sequence MIEEYNTVIKNPRKVITRFASCYPNIYRVAMSSMGYHIIYDYLNAREDIYCERVIYPQTKSIETRSDLADFDIVSFTLQFEQDYFNMIDMLKRSNIPLESKNRRPTDPLVIAGGPCAASNPLPISTFVDLFVIGDAEVTLDKIIDVRSDTNNPRADIYDFLDIPGVYKPGEPAKIQQVKNMKDAWRPIYQIVTKTDNKKFMPAFGDNAFLLEVSRGCTRGCRFCMSGCMYRPRRETPLKTLLETAEKTRQVTGHNKVALIGEAVSDYSKIEELCWELTQEGFQIATPSLRIESVTDELLEILKQSGLKTITIAPETIQKQRWKLNKPITDTEIYHTVDRAIALKLKVKMYLLLGTPGETTDDIMELINFLRQLTSKGVRYNTITTSVNPLIPKPHTPLQYMGFDYDDLYDKFKKYSTRLKHRNKKENLKKATIQYVLTNSGAELNSLLKIGKKIAFKDWHKLAYKINEEKEKENYTLPWHEIDVGIKNSFLKKEYKKVEAGEITPWCETDGCYNCGSCE, from the coding sequence ATGATAGAAGAATACAATACAGTAATCAAAAATCCGAGAAAAGTAATCACAAGATTCGCGTCATGCTACCCTAACATATACAGAGTAGCTATGTCATCAATGGGCTATCATATCATCTACGACTACCTGAATGCCAGAGAAGACATATACTGTGAAAGAGTAATATATCCGCAGACAAAGAGCATAGAAACAAGATCAGACCTTGCAGATTTTGACATAGTAAGTTTCACACTACAATTTGAACAAGACTACTTTAACATGATAGACATGCTCAAACGCAGTAATATACCACTAGAAAGTAAAAACAGAAGACCGACAGATCCACTGGTAATTGCAGGCGGACCATGTGCAGCATCAAACCCCCTGCCAATATCAACATTCGTAGACCTTTTTGTAATAGGAGACGCAGAAGTAACACTAGACAAAATAATCGACGTAAGAAGTGATACAAACAACCCCCGCGCAGACATCTACGACTTCCTGGACATACCAGGCGTATACAAGCCAGGAGAACCAGCAAAAATACAGCAAGTAAAAAACATGAAAGACGCATGGCGGCCAATATACCAGATAGTAACAAAAACAGACAACAAGAAATTCATGCCAGCATTCGGAGACAACGCATTCCTACTAGAAGTATCCAGAGGATGCACAAGAGGATGCAGATTCTGCATGAGTGGATGCATGTACAGGCCAAGAAGAGAAACACCACTAAAAACACTGCTAGAAACAGCAGAAAAAACAAGACAAGTAACAGGACACAACAAAGTAGCACTAATAGGAGAAGCAGTGAGCGACTACAGTAAAATAGAAGAACTATGCTGGGAACTAACACAGGAAGGATTCCAAATAGCAACACCATCACTAAGAATAGAATCAGTGACAGACGAACTACTGGAAATACTAAAACAAAGCGGCCTGAAAACAATAACCATCGCACCAGAAACAATACAAAAACAACGATGGAAATTAAACAAGCCAATCACCGACACAGAAATATACCACACAGTAGACAGAGCAATAGCACTGAAACTAAAAGTCAAAATGTACCTGCTACTAGGAACACCAGGAGAAACAACAGACGACATAATGGAACTAATCAACTTCCTAAGGCAACTAACCTCAAAAGGAGTACGTTACAATACAATAACAACCAGCGTAAACCCCCTAATACCAAAACCACACACACCACTACAATACATGGGATTCGACTACGACGACCTATACGACAAATTCAAGAAATACAGCACAAGACTAAAACATAGAAACAAGAAAGAAAACCTTAAAAAAGCAACAATACAATACGTACTAACAAACAGCGGAGCAGAACTAAACAGCCTACTGAAAATAGGAAAAAAAATAGCATTCAAAGACTGGCATAAACTTGCATACAAGATAAACGAAGAAAAAGAAAAAGAAAACTACACCCTACCATGGCACGAAATAGACGTGGGGATAAAAAACTCATTCCTCAAAAAAGAATATAAAAAAGTAGAAGCAGGAGAAATAACACCATGGTGTGAAACAGATGGATGTTATAACTGTGGATCATGTGAATAA
- a CDS encoding pyridoxal phosphate-dependent aminotransferase yields the protein MNYGADRVKNINLSQVRKMFEQASPTAINLALGEPDFNTPPHIIESLKNALDQNYTHYSQNKGEPELREQISKKLKKDNNINTTSDDIIVTVGASEALYAGIQALINPGDDVLIPDPGFLSYKECVTLAGANSIPVQTSAENGFQTTIEDIEKSLTDNTKAIIINSPCNPTGAVMEKEDIKQIADLATDKDLIIFSDEIYEKIIYDRKHYSFQAYTDNAVTINGFSKSYAMTGLRIGYCTSNPDIINEILKVHQYDVACIDTSVQKAAITALSGPQDCVTSMTNEFRKRRDLVVESLNDMGLDCVMPNGAFYVFFRCENPEEFVKKAVKEDVVLVPGAAFGEMGKNYIRLSYAQSYENLEVAMSRLEKIV from the coding sequence ATGAATTATGGAGCAGACAGAGTAAAAAATATAAACCTATCACAAGTAAGAAAAATGTTCGAACAAGCAAGTCCAACAGCAATCAACCTAGCACTAGGAGAACCAGACTTCAACACACCACCACACATCATAGAATCACTGAAAAATGCACTAGACCAAAACTACACACACTACTCACAAAACAAAGGAGAACCAGAACTAAGAGAACAAATATCAAAGAAACTGAAAAAAGACAACAACATAAACACAACAAGCGATGATATAATAGTAACAGTAGGAGCAAGTGAAGCATTATACGCTGGAATACAAGCACTAATAAATCCGGGTGATGACGTACTAATACCAGACCCAGGATTTCTATCATACAAGGAATGCGTAACCCTAGCAGGAGCAAACAGCATCCCAGTACAAACAAGTGCAGAAAATGGATTCCAAACAACAATAGAAGACATAGAAAAAAGCCTAACCGATAATACAAAAGCAATAATAATAAACTCACCATGTAACCCTACAGGAGCAGTAATGGAAAAAGAAGACATAAAACAAATAGCAGACCTAGCAACAGACAAGGATTTAATCATATTCTCCGATGAAATATATGAAAAAATAATCTATGACAGAAAACATTACAGCTTCCAAGCATACACAGATAATGCTGTTACAATAAACGGATTCTCAAAATCATATGCAATGACCGGACTAAGAATAGGATACTGCACAAGTAATCCAGATATCATTAATGAAATACTTAAAGTACACCAGTATGATGTAGCATGTATAGATACATCAGTACAGAAAGCAGCAATAACAGCATTATCAGGACCACAGGACTGTGTTACAAGTATGACAAATGAGTTCAGAAAAAGAAGAGACCTTGTAGTTGAATCATTAAATGACATGGGATTAGATTGTGTAATGCCTAATGGTGCATTCTATGTATTCTTCAGATGCGAAAATCCAGAGGAATTTGTTAAAAAGGCTGTTAAAGAAGACGTAGTATTAGTACCTGGTGCTGCATTTGGTGAGATGGGTAAGAATTATATCAGATTATCTTATGCTCAGAGTTATGAAAATCTAGAAGTAGCAATGAGTAGATTAGAAAAAATAGTATAA